One window from the genome of Crassostrea angulata isolate pt1a10 chromosome 2, ASM2561291v2, whole genome shotgun sequence encodes:
- the LOC128170409 gene encoding major prion protein-like isoform X2 → MNRATFFSLTFLVGSTLVIAQSRGQSSNNPSWDPNPHFSNSGGGGGGQSQGGNWGTQQGGGSWTSSSSTSSQSSNPMLEAASMAAMMGLGGMGGMGGGSSGGMGGMSALNAMTGMMNPMSLMLNMQARSMGDNFNPSPPEVVYTANQCPAFTTFRQCHINPCPIRCKRFPAARCVTNPCGGCAPEWYQGGNRIVDCD, encoded by the exons ATGAACAGAGCAACATTTTTCAGTTTAACTTTTCTTGTTG GTTCCACATTAGTGATTGCTCAATCCAGGG GCCAATCCTCAAATAACCCCTCCTGGGACCCCAATCCCCATTTTTCCAATAGCGGGGGAGGTGGAGGAGGCCAATCACAGGGCGGTAATTGGGGCACCCAACAGGGAGGAGGCAGTTGGACAAGTTCTTCCTCGACATCTTCTCAGTCTTCCAATCCCATGTTGGAAGCAGCCAGCATGGCCGCCATGATGGGGCTAGGTGGCATGGGGGGCATGGGGGGCGGATCATCCGGTGGCATGGGGGGCATGAGTGCCCTGAACGCCATGACAG gAATGATGAACCCGATGTCATTGATGTTGAACATGCAAGCAAGAAGCATGGGAG ATAACTTTAATCCAA GCCCGCCCGAAGTAGTCTACACAGCAAACC AATGCCCTGCTTTTACAACATTTCGACAGTGCCATATTAACCCCTGTCCCATCAGATGCAAACGATTCCCTGCAGCACGTTGTGT AACAAACCCCTGCGGAGGATGCGCCCCTGAATGGTACCAGGGAGGGAACAGAATTGTTGACTGTGATTAA
- the LOC128170409 gene encoding major prion protein-like isoform X1 has protein sequence MNRATFFSLTFLVGSTLVIAQSRAQNMWGQSSNNPSWDPNPHFSNSGGGGGGQSQGGNWGTQQGGGSWTSSSSTSSQSSNPMLEAASMAAMMGLGGMGGMGGGSSGGMGGMSALNAMTGMMNPMSLMLNMQARSMGDNFNPSPPEVVYTANQCPAFTTFRQCHINPCPIRCKRFPAARCVTNPCGGCAPEWYQGGNRIVDCD, from the exons ATGAACAGAGCAACATTTTTCAGTTTAACTTTTCTTGTTG GTTCCACATTAGTGATTGCTCAATCCAGGG cTCAAAATATGTGGG GCCAATCCTCAAATAACCCCTCCTGGGACCCCAATCCCCATTTTTCCAATAGCGGGGGAGGTGGAGGAGGCCAATCACAGGGCGGTAATTGGGGCACCCAACAGGGAGGAGGCAGTTGGACAAGTTCTTCCTCGACATCTTCTCAGTCTTCCAATCCCATGTTGGAAGCAGCCAGCATGGCCGCCATGATGGGGCTAGGTGGCATGGGGGGCATGGGGGGCGGATCATCCGGTGGCATGGGGGGCATGAGTGCCCTGAACGCCATGACAG gAATGATGAACCCGATGTCATTGATGTTGAACATGCAAGCAAGAAGCATGGGAG ATAACTTTAATCCAA GCCCGCCCGAAGTAGTCTACACAGCAAACC AATGCCCTGCTTTTACAACATTTCGACAGTGCCATATTAACCCCTGTCCCATCAGATGCAAACGATTCCCTGCAGCACGTTGTGT AACAAACCCCTGCGGAGGATGCGCCCCTGAATGGTACCAGGGAGGGAACAGAATTGTTGACTGTGATTAA